One window from the genome of Lutra lutra chromosome X, mLutLut1.2, whole genome shotgun sequence encodes:
- the TAB3 gene encoding TGF-beta-activated kinase 1 and MAP3K7-binding protein 3 isoform X2, with product MAQSTPQLDMQVLHDLRQRFPEIPEGVVSQCMLQNNNNLEACCRALSQESSKYLYMEYHSPDDNRMNRNRLLHINLGIHSPSSYHPGDGAQLNGGRTLVHSSSDGHIDPQHAASKQLICLVQEPHSAPAVVAATPNYNPFFMNEQNRSAATPPSQPPQQPSSMPTGMNPSAMQGPSPPPPPSYMHIPRYSTNPITVTVSQNLPSGQTVPRALQILPQIPSNLYGSPGSIYIRQTSQSSSGRQTPQTTPWQSSPQGPVPHYSQRPLPVYPHQQNYQPSQYSPKQQQIPQPAYHSPPPSQCPSPFSSPQHQVQPSQLGHPSSHVFMPPSPSTTPPHPYQQGPPSYQKQGSHSVAYLPYTTSSLPKGSMKKIEITVEPSQRPGTAMNRSPSPISNQPSPRNQHSLYTATTPPSSSPSRGISSQPKPPFNVNPVYITYTQPTGPSCAPSPSPRVIPNPTTVFKITVGRATTENLLNLVDQEERSAAPEPIQPISVVPGSGGEKGSHKYQRSSSSGSDDYAYTQALLLHQRARMERLAKQLKLEKEELERLKAEVNGMEHDLMQRRLRRVSCTTAIPTPEEMTRLRSMNRQLQINVDCTLKEVDLLQSRGNFDPKAMNNFYDNIEPGPVVPPKPSKKEHLTGSKQSPRTQPRDEDYEGAPWNCDSCTFLNHPALNRCEQCEMPRYT from the exons AACAACAACAATCTTGAAGCCTGTTGCCGAGCCCTCTCTCAGGAGAGTAGCAAATACTTATATATGGAATACCACAGTCCAGATGACAACAGGATGAATAGAAATCGCCTTTTGCATATTAATCTGGGTATCCATTCTCCGAGTAGCTACCACCCAGGAGATGGGGCACAACTCAATGGGGGTCGAACACTGGTACATAGCTCAAGTGATGGACATATTGATCCACAGCATGCAGCGAGTAAACAGCTGATATGTTTAGTTCAGGAACCACACTCCGCTCCAGCTGTTGTGGCTGCTACTCCAAACTACAATCCATTTTTTATGAATGAACAGAACAGAAGTGCAGCTACTCCTCCCTCACAACCACCTCAGCAGCCATCTTCCATGCCCACAGGAATGAATCCATCTGCTATGCAAGGGCCTTCACCGCCGCCACCTCCTTCGTACATGCACATACCTCGGTATAGTACAAATCCGATTACTGTTACAGTGTCCCAGAACCTCCCTTCTGGACAAACTGTACCAAGAGCTTTACAAATTCTTCCACAAATTCCAAGCAATCTCTATGGGTCTCCTGGTTCTATTTATATTAGACAGACATCTCAGAGTTCATCAGGAAGACAAACTCCTCAGACTACACCATGGCAGTCCTCACCACAGGGCCCAGTGCCTCATTATAGCCAACGTCCTTTACCTGTTTATCCACATCAACAGAACTATCAACCTTCTCAGTATTCTCCCAAACAACAGCAGATTCCTCAACCTGCTTACCATTCGCCACCTCCTTCTCAGTGTCCTTCACCCTTCAGCTCTCCACAGCATCAGGTGCAGCCTTCCCAGTTGGGCCACCCAAGTTCCCACGTCTTTATGCCCCCTAGTCCTTCAACTACTCCACCGCATCCGTATCAACAAGGACCTCCCAGCTATCAGAAGCAGGGAAGCCATTCAGTAGCTTATCTCCCATACACAACATCTAGCTTACCCAAAGGATCCATGAAGAAGATAGAAATTACAGTAGAACCCTCTCAAAGACCTGGGACAGCAATGAACAGGAGTCCTTCACCTATCAGTAATCAACCATCTCCACGGAATCAGCACTCACTGTACACAGCCACCACACCACCTTCAAGTTCTCCTTCAAGAGGAATATCCAGTCAACCAAAACCTCCATTTAATGTTAATCCTGTGTATATTACGTATACACAGCCAACTGGACCTTCATGTGCTCCGTCACCATCTCCTCGAGTGATACCAAACCCaactacagtttttaaaattactgtagGTCGAGCGACGactgaaaatcttttaaatttagtGGACCAAGAAGAACGTTCTGCAGCCCCAGAACCTATTCAGCCCATTTCAGTGGTACCAGGCtctgggggagaaaagggaagccatAAATACCAGAGGAGTTCTAGTTCTGGATCAGATGACTATGCCTATACACAAG CCTTGCTGTTACATCAGCGAGCAAGGATGGAGAGGTTAGCAAAGCAGTTGAAACTTGAGAAAGAGGAGCTAGAGCGGTTGAAGGCTGAAGTGAACGGGATGGAGCATGACCTGATGCAGAGACGGCTCCGAAGGGTCAGCTGCACCACTGCAATCCCCACG CCTGAGGAAATGACAAGATTGAGAAGCATGAACAGACAACTCCAGATAAATGTTGACTGTACACTGAAAGAAGTTGACCTCCTTCAATCTAGAG gaaACTTTGATCCAAAAGCCATGAATAATTTTTATGACAACATAGAACCTGGCCCAGTTGTACCACCCAAGCCATCTAAAAAAG AGCATCTGACTGGCTCCAAACAGAGTCCTCGGACACAACCCCGTGATGAAGACTATGAGGGGGCCCCGTGGAATTGTGATAGCTGCACCTTCCTAAACCACCCTGCGCTGAACCGCTGTGAGCAGTGCGAGATGCCACGGTACACTTGA
- the TAB3 gene encoding TGF-beta-activated kinase 1 and MAP3K7-binding protein 3 isoform X1 — protein sequence MAQSTPQLDMQVLHDLRQRFPEIPEGVVSQCMLQNNNNLEACCRALSQESSKYLYMEYHSPDDNRMNRNRLLHINLGIHSPSSYHPGDGAQLNGGRTLVHSSSDGHIDPQHAASKQLICLVQEPHSAPAVVAATPNYNPFFMNEQNRSAATPPSQPPQQPSSMPTGMNPSAMQGPSPPPPPSYMHIPRYSTNPITVTVSQNLPSGQTVPRALQILPQIPSNLYGSPGSIYIRQTSQSSSGRQTPQTTPWQSSPQGPVPHYSQRPLPVYPHQQNYQPSQYSPKQQQIPQPAYHSPPPSQCPSPFSSPQHQVQPSQLGHPSSHVFMPPSPSTTPPHPYQQGPPSYQKQGSHSVAYLPYTTSSLPKGSMKKIEITVEPSQRPGTAMNRSPSPISNQPSPRNQHSLYTATTPPSSSPSRGISSQPKPPFNVNPVYITYTQPTGPSCAPSPSPRVIPNPTTVFKITVGRATTENLLNLVDQEERSAAPEPIQPISVVPGSGGEKGSHKYQRSSSSGSDDYAYTQALLLHQRARMERLAKQLKLEKEELERLKAEVNGMEHDLMQRRLRRVSCTTAIPTPEEMTRLRSMNRQLQINVDCTLKEVDLLQSRGNFDPKAMNNFYDNIEPGPVVPPKPSKKDSSDPCTIERKARRISVTSKVQADVHDTQAAAAEEHLTGSKQSPRTQPRDEDYEGAPWNCDSCTFLNHPALNRCEQCEMPRYT from the exons AACAACAACAATCTTGAAGCCTGTTGCCGAGCCCTCTCTCAGGAGAGTAGCAAATACTTATATATGGAATACCACAGTCCAGATGACAACAGGATGAATAGAAATCGCCTTTTGCATATTAATCTGGGTATCCATTCTCCGAGTAGCTACCACCCAGGAGATGGGGCACAACTCAATGGGGGTCGAACACTGGTACATAGCTCAAGTGATGGACATATTGATCCACAGCATGCAGCGAGTAAACAGCTGATATGTTTAGTTCAGGAACCACACTCCGCTCCAGCTGTTGTGGCTGCTACTCCAAACTACAATCCATTTTTTATGAATGAACAGAACAGAAGTGCAGCTACTCCTCCCTCACAACCACCTCAGCAGCCATCTTCCATGCCCACAGGAATGAATCCATCTGCTATGCAAGGGCCTTCACCGCCGCCACCTCCTTCGTACATGCACATACCTCGGTATAGTACAAATCCGATTACTGTTACAGTGTCCCAGAACCTCCCTTCTGGACAAACTGTACCAAGAGCTTTACAAATTCTTCCACAAATTCCAAGCAATCTCTATGGGTCTCCTGGTTCTATTTATATTAGACAGACATCTCAGAGTTCATCAGGAAGACAAACTCCTCAGACTACACCATGGCAGTCCTCACCACAGGGCCCAGTGCCTCATTATAGCCAACGTCCTTTACCTGTTTATCCACATCAACAGAACTATCAACCTTCTCAGTATTCTCCCAAACAACAGCAGATTCCTCAACCTGCTTACCATTCGCCACCTCCTTCTCAGTGTCCTTCACCCTTCAGCTCTCCACAGCATCAGGTGCAGCCTTCCCAGTTGGGCCACCCAAGTTCCCACGTCTTTATGCCCCCTAGTCCTTCAACTACTCCACCGCATCCGTATCAACAAGGACCTCCCAGCTATCAGAAGCAGGGAAGCCATTCAGTAGCTTATCTCCCATACACAACATCTAGCTTACCCAAAGGATCCATGAAGAAGATAGAAATTACAGTAGAACCCTCTCAAAGACCTGGGACAGCAATGAACAGGAGTCCTTCACCTATCAGTAATCAACCATCTCCACGGAATCAGCACTCACTGTACACAGCCACCACACCACCTTCAAGTTCTCCTTCAAGAGGAATATCCAGTCAACCAAAACCTCCATTTAATGTTAATCCTGTGTATATTACGTATACACAGCCAACTGGACCTTCATGTGCTCCGTCACCATCTCCTCGAGTGATACCAAACCCaactacagtttttaaaattactgtagGTCGAGCGACGactgaaaatcttttaaatttagtGGACCAAGAAGAACGTTCTGCAGCCCCAGAACCTATTCAGCCCATTTCAGTGGTACCAGGCtctgggggagaaaagggaagccatAAATACCAGAGGAGTTCTAGTTCTGGATCAGATGACTATGCCTATACACAAG CCTTGCTGTTACATCAGCGAGCAAGGATGGAGAGGTTAGCAAAGCAGTTGAAACTTGAGAAAGAGGAGCTAGAGCGGTTGAAGGCTGAAGTGAACGGGATGGAGCATGACCTGATGCAGAGACGGCTCCGAAGGGTCAGCTGCACCACTGCAATCCCCACG CCTGAGGAAATGACAAGATTGAGAAGCATGAACAGACAACTCCAGATAAATGTTGACTGTACACTGAAAGAAGTTGACCTCCTTCAATCTAGAG gaaACTTTGATCCAAAAGCCATGAATAATTTTTATGACAACATAGAACCTGGCCCAGTTGTACCACCCAAGCCATCTAAAAAAG ATTCGTCAGACCCTTGCACAATTGAGAGGAAAGCCCGAAGAATTAGCGTGACCTCCAAAGTACAGGCAGACGTCCATGACACCCAGGCAGCAGCTGCTGAGG AGCATCTGACTGGCTCCAAACAGAGTCCTCGGACACAACCCCGTGATGAAGACTATGAGGGGGCCCCGTGGAATTGTGATAGCTGCACCTTCCTAAACCACCCTGCGCTGAACCGCTGTGAGCAGTGCGAGATGCCACGGTACACTTGA
- the TAB3 gene encoding TGF-beta-activated kinase 1 and MAP3K7-binding protein 3 isoform X3, with the protein MAQSTPQLDMQVLHDLRQRFPEIPEGVVSQCMLQNNNNLEACCRALSQESSKYLYMEYHSPDDNRMNRNRLLHINLGIHSPSSYHPGDGAQLNGGRTLVHSSSDGHIDPQHAASKQLICLVQEPHSAPAVVAATPNYNPFFMNEQNRSAATPPSQPPQQPSSMPTGMNPSAMQGPSPPPPPSYMHIPRYSTNPITVTVSQNLPSGQTVPRALQILPQIPSNLYGSPGSIYIRQTSQSSSGRQTPQTTPWQSSPQGPVPHYSQRPLPVYPHQQNYQPSQYSPKQQQIPQPAYHSPPPSQCPSPFSSPQHQVQPSQLGHPSSHVFMPPSPSTTPPHPYQQGPPSYQKQGSHSVAYLPYTTSSLPKGSMKKIEITVEPSQRPGTAMNRSPSPISNQPSPRNQHSLYTATTPPSSSPSRGISSQPKPPFNVNPVYITYTQPTGPSCAPSPSPRVIPNPTTVFKITVGRATTENLLNLVDQEERSAAPEPIQPISVVPGSGGEKGSHKYQRSSSSGSDDYAYTQALLLHQRARMERLAKQLKLEKEELERLKAEVNGMEHDLMQRRLRRVSCTTAIPTSI; encoded by the exons AACAACAACAATCTTGAAGCCTGTTGCCGAGCCCTCTCTCAGGAGAGTAGCAAATACTTATATATGGAATACCACAGTCCAGATGACAACAGGATGAATAGAAATCGCCTTTTGCATATTAATCTGGGTATCCATTCTCCGAGTAGCTACCACCCAGGAGATGGGGCACAACTCAATGGGGGTCGAACACTGGTACATAGCTCAAGTGATGGACATATTGATCCACAGCATGCAGCGAGTAAACAGCTGATATGTTTAGTTCAGGAACCACACTCCGCTCCAGCTGTTGTGGCTGCTACTCCAAACTACAATCCATTTTTTATGAATGAACAGAACAGAAGTGCAGCTACTCCTCCCTCACAACCACCTCAGCAGCCATCTTCCATGCCCACAGGAATGAATCCATCTGCTATGCAAGGGCCTTCACCGCCGCCACCTCCTTCGTACATGCACATACCTCGGTATAGTACAAATCCGATTACTGTTACAGTGTCCCAGAACCTCCCTTCTGGACAAACTGTACCAAGAGCTTTACAAATTCTTCCACAAATTCCAAGCAATCTCTATGGGTCTCCTGGTTCTATTTATATTAGACAGACATCTCAGAGTTCATCAGGAAGACAAACTCCTCAGACTACACCATGGCAGTCCTCACCACAGGGCCCAGTGCCTCATTATAGCCAACGTCCTTTACCTGTTTATCCACATCAACAGAACTATCAACCTTCTCAGTATTCTCCCAAACAACAGCAGATTCCTCAACCTGCTTACCATTCGCCACCTCCTTCTCAGTGTCCTTCACCCTTCAGCTCTCCACAGCATCAGGTGCAGCCTTCCCAGTTGGGCCACCCAAGTTCCCACGTCTTTATGCCCCCTAGTCCTTCAACTACTCCACCGCATCCGTATCAACAAGGACCTCCCAGCTATCAGAAGCAGGGAAGCCATTCAGTAGCTTATCTCCCATACACAACATCTAGCTTACCCAAAGGATCCATGAAGAAGATAGAAATTACAGTAGAACCCTCTCAAAGACCTGGGACAGCAATGAACAGGAGTCCTTCACCTATCAGTAATCAACCATCTCCACGGAATCAGCACTCACTGTACACAGCCACCACACCACCTTCAAGTTCTCCTTCAAGAGGAATATCCAGTCAACCAAAACCTCCATTTAATGTTAATCCTGTGTATATTACGTATACACAGCCAACTGGACCTTCATGTGCTCCGTCACCATCTCCTCGAGTGATACCAAACCCaactacagtttttaaaattactgtagGTCGAGCGACGactgaaaatcttttaaatttagtGGACCAAGAAGAACGTTCTGCAGCCCCAGAACCTATTCAGCCCATTTCAGTGGTACCAGGCtctgggggagaaaagggaagccatAAATACCAGAGGAGTTCTAGTTCTGGATCAGATGACTATGCCTATACACAAG CCTTGCTGTTACATCAGCGAGCAAGGATGGAGAGGTTAGCAAAGCAGTTGAAACTTGAGAAAGAGGAGCTAGAGCGGTTGAAGGCTGAAGTGAACGGGATGGAGCATGACCTGATGCAGAGACGGCTCCGAAGGGTCAGCTGCACCACTGCAATCCCCACG AGCATCTGA